In the Candidatus Poribacteria bacterium genome, ACTTGGTATTGCAAGCGAAAGATTACGCCTTCACGTGGATCGGTTCGCAGCTGCGTGATGGAAAAGCGATTACCGAATATGATGTTCAGCAAGAGATTCTCGGACAGTTTGATGCGATGGACCTTGTTACAGACCATCCACCCATAGTTGCTGTGAATGCAAAGAGCAGCGACCCGCATTATGCACCCACTGCAACGGATACCCAAGCGATTAAAACAGGTGATTTCATCTTGATTGATTTGTGGGCGAAGCAGAAGGAGTCAGACGCGGTTTTTGCGGATACGACATGGGTGGCTTATGCCGGGGAAACCGTTCCACCCCGATACGTTGAAATCTTCGATATTGTCAAGGAAGCGCGGGATAGAGCGATACGGTTCATCCGGGAAAAATGGGCGGTCGATGAACCTATTCACGGTTATGAAGTCGATGATTGTGTCCGTGGATATATCACTGAAAAGGGATACGGACAATTCTTTATTCACCGGACTGGACACAACATCGGCACTGTTATCCACGGAAACGGCGTAAATTTAGATAACTTAGAGACGCGTGATGCACGTGCCTTAATCTCTGGCATCTGTTTCTCAATTGAACCCGGTATCTACCTCACCGATTTCGGC is a window encoding:
- a CDS encoding M24 family metallopeptidase — its product is LVLQAKDYAFTWIGSQLRDGKAITEYDVQQEILGQFDAMDLVTDHPPIVAVNAKSSDPHYAPTATDTQAIKTGDFILIDLWAKQKESDAVFADTTWVAYAGETVPPRYVEIFDIVKEARDRAIRFIREKWAVDEPIHGYEVDDCVRGYITEKGYGQFFIHRTGHNIGTVIHGNGVNLDNLETRDARALISGICFSIEPGIYLTDFGVRTEVDVFLAGPGRGGVKVTTAPVQNQVLSLL